In a genomic window of Urocitellus parryii isolate mUroPar1 chromosome 2, mUroPar1.hap1, whole genome shotgun sequence:
- the Pfn2 gene encoding profilin-2: MAGWQSYVDNLMCDGCCQEAAIVGYCDAKYVWAATAGGVFQSITPVEIDMIVGKDREGFFTNGLTLGAKKCSVIRDSLYVDGDCTMDIRTKSQGGEPTYNVAVGRAGRVLVFVMGKEGVHGGGLNKKAYSMAKYLRDSGF, from the exons ATGGCCGGGTGGCAGAGCTACGTGGACAACCTGATGTGCGATGGCTGCTGCCAGGAGGCCGCCATTGTCGGCTACTGCGACGCCAAATACGTCTGGGCGGCCACGGCCGGGGGCGTCTTCCAGAGCATCACG CCAGTAGAAATAGATATGATTGTAGGAAAAGACCGGGAAGGCTTCTTTACCAACGGTTTGACTCTTGGTGCAAAGAAGTGTTCAGTGATCAGAGATAGTCTATATGTCGATGGTGACTGCACAATGGACATCCGGACAAAGAGTCAAGGTGGCGAGCCAACATACAACGTCGCTGTCGGTAGAGCTGGTAGAG tctTGGTCTTTGTAATGGGAAAAGAAGGGGTCCATGGAGGCGGATTGAATAAGAAGGCATACTCAATGGCAAAATACTTGAGAGACTCTGGGTTCTAG